One Cedecea neteri DNA segment encodes these proteins:
- the fhuA gene encoding ferrichrome porin FhuA codes for MARSLPGLPAKNPVRKLALFVAAAVGTVSVNSFAADTGTTKKEDTITVSAAAVPAESAWGPSPTIAAKRSATATKTDTPIEKTPQSISVVTSEEMQTHQFQSVKEALGYTPGITVSTRGASNTYDAVKIRGFGSVNQNNYLDGLKLQGDFYNEVIIDPYMLERVELMRGPTSVLYGKSSPGGIISMVSKRPTTEPLREVQFKMGTDNLYQTGFDFSDALDDAGVYSYRLTGVARSNDDQQRDAKQKRYAIAPSFSWRPDDKTNFTFLSDFQNQPETGYYGWLPKEGTVQPLPNGKRLSTDFNEGANNNTYSLSHKMVGYSFEHGFNDTFTVRQNLRYTESKTSQKSVYGTGVDSTGYMLNRGTVVDNEKLHNFAVDTQLESKFSTADVEHTLLTGVDFQRMRNDINATFGSAPQLDLYNPVYSDFDFGDAAPYQQNKQKQTGIYVQDQAEWNKFVLTMGGRYDWLTQSTRAYQANNYTERSDNQFTGRAGLNYLFDNGITPYVSYSESFEPNSGADFYGNTFKPSKGRQYEAGVKYVPKDMPVVITGAVYQLTKTNNLMSDPDTSHGFSSIQGGEIRSRGVELEAKAALNANINVTASYTYTDAKYTKDSTLENKTPEQVPAHMASLWGDYTFNSGVLSGLTLGTGGRFLGSSYGDPANTFKVGSAAVMDAVVKYDLGRFGLNGSSIAVNVNNLLDREYVASCFATYGCFWGAERQVVATATFRF; via the coding sequence ATGGCGCGTTCACTCCCAGGTCTGCCAGCCAAAAACCCTGTCCGTAAGCTTGCTCTGTTTGTAGCGGCGGCGGTGGGCACCGTCAGCGTTAATAGCTTCGCGGCGGACACCGGCACGACCAAAAAAGAAGACACTATTACCGTTTCAGCCGCCGCAGTGCCTGCCGAAAGCGCATGGGGGCCATCGCCAACCATCGCCGCTAAACGCAGCGCCACGGCGACCAAAACCGATACCCCGATTGAAAAGACCCCGCAGTCTATTTCGGTGGTGACCAGCGAAGAGATGCAGACGCATCAATTCCAGTCCGTAAAAGAAGCGTTGGGCTATACGCCGGGTATCACAGTTTCGACTCGTGGTGCTTCAAATACCTATGATGCGGTAAAAATTCGCGGCTTTGGTTCGGTGAACCAGAACAACTATCTGGATGGTTTAAAGCTGCAGGGTGATTTCTATAACGAAGTTATCATCGACCCTTATATGCTGGAGCGCGTGGAGCTGATGCGCGGCCCAACGTCCGTGCTGTACGGCAAAAGCAGCCCTGGCGGTATTATCTCAATGGTTAGCAAGCGTCCAACCACTGAACCGCTGCGTGAAGTGCAGTTTAAAATGGGTACAGATAACCTGTACCAGACTGGTTTCGATTTCAGCGATGCGCTGGATGATGCCGGCGTTTACTCTTACCGTCTGACCGGCGTGGCGCGTTCTAACGATGACCAGCAGCGTGATGCGAAACAGAAGCGTTACGCGATTGCGCCATCTTTCTCCTGGCGTCCGGACGACAAAACTAACTTTACCTTCCTGTCTGATTTCCAGAATCAGCCAGAAACGGGTTATTACGGTTGGTTGCCGAAGGAGGGGACAGTTCAGCCTCTGCCAAACGGCAAGCGCCTGAGCACCGATTTCAACGAAGGTGCTAATAACAATACCTATTCCCTGTCCCACAAAATGGTGGGGTATAGCTTTGAACATGGCTTTAACGACACCTTTACCGTGCGTCAGAACCTTCGCTATACCGAATCCAAAACCTCGCAGAAAAGCGTTTATGGCACAGGCGTCGACTCGACGGGCTATATGCTTAACCGCGGTACCGTTGTGGATAACGAAAAACTGCATAACTTTGCGGTTGATACCCAGCTAGAAAGTAAATTCTCTACCGCTGATGTTGAGCATACTCTGCTGACGGGTGTTGATTTCCAGCGCATGCGAAATGACATTAATGCGACCTTCGGTAGCGCGCCGCAGTTGGATCTTTATAATCCGGTTTACAGTGACTTTGATTTTGGCGATGCGGCCCCTTACCAGCAGAACAAGCAGAAGCAGACCGGTATTTATGTTCAGGATCAGGCCGAGTGGAACAAGTTTGTCCTGACAATGGGTGGACGTTATGACTGGCTGACTCAGTCGACCCGAGCTTACCAGGCTAACAATTACACCGAGCGCAGTGATAACCAGTTCACAGGTCGTGCAGGGTTAAACTATCTGTTTGATAACGGTATTACGCCGTACGTCAGCTACAGCGAATCCTTCGAACCAAACTCCGGCGCAGATTTCTACGGCAATACTTTCAAACCTTCTAAAGGTCGCCAGTATGAAGCCGGCGTGAAGTATGTACCGAAGGATATGCCAGTTGTGATTACAGGGGCGGTCTACCAACTGACCAAAACCAATAATCTGATGTCAGATCCTGATACCTCACACGGTTTTTCTTCCATCCAGGGCGGCGAGATTCGTTCACGCGGCGTAGAGCTGGAGGCGAAAGCGGCGCTGAATGCCAATATCAACGTTACTGCGTCCTACACCTATACGGATGCGAAATACACCAAAGACTCGACGCTTGAAAACAAAACTCCTGAGCAGGTTCCTGCGCACATGGCTTCCCTGTGGGGGGATTACACCTTCAACAGCGGCGTGCTGAGTGGCCTGACGTTGGGTACCGGCGGTCGTTTCCTTGGCTCCAGCTACGGCGACCCGGCTAACACCTTCAAAGTGGGCAGCGCAGCGGTGATGGATGCAGTCGTGAAGTATGACCTTGGTCGCTTCGGGCTGAACGGCTCCAGCATTGCGGTCAACGTGAACAACCTGCTTGATCGCGAATACGTTGCCAGCTGCTTCGCAACCTACGGTTGCTTCTGGGGCGCTGAGCGTCAGGTGGTTGCTACTGCGACCTTCCGCTTCTAA
- the fhuC gene encoding Fe3+-hydroxamate ABC transporter ATP-binding protein FhuC translates to MQDKQLHPDTTFSLTDVTFRVPGRTLLHPLSITFPVGKVTGLIGHNGSGKSTLLKMLGRHQKPSEGEILLNSQPLDSWGSKAFARQVAYLPQQLPAAEGMTVRELVAIGRYPWHGALGRFGVADRELVDEAISLVGLKPFAHRLVDSLSGGERQRAWIAMLVAQDSRCLLLDEPTSALDIAHQVDVLALIHRLSQERGLTVVAVLHDINMAARYCDNLVALRGGEMIAQGTPEALMQSETLEHIYGIPMGILPHPAGAAPVSFVY, encoded by the coding sequence ATGCAGGATAAACAGCTTCATCCCGACACGACTTTTAGCCTCACTGATGTCACGTTTCGCGTGCCCGGCCGCACGCTACTCCATCCGCTGTCTATCACCTTCCCGGTGGGTAAAGTCACTGGCCTGATTGGCCATAACGGCTCCGGTAAATCGACGCTGCTGAAAATGCTGGGTCGCCACCAGAAACCTTCTGAAGGTGAAATTCTGCTGAACTCGCAGCCGCTGGATAGCTGGGGCAGCAAAGCTTTCGCCCGGCAGGTGGCCTATCTTCCCCAGCAGCTTCCTGCCGCTGAGGGTATGACGGTGCGTGAGCTGGTTGCGATTGGTCGTTATCCGTGGCATGGGGCTTTAGGGCGTTTTGGGGTGGCTGACCGTGAGCTGGTGGATGAGGCAATCAGTCTGGTAGGACTAAAGCCGTTTGCGCATCGCCTGGTGGACAGCTTGTCCGGCGGCGAGCGCCAGCGGGCATGGATCGCCATGCTGGTGGCGCAGGATAGCCGCTGCCTGCTGCTGGATGAGCCAACGTCTGCGCTGGATATCGCTCATCAGGTTGACGTGCTGGCGCTGATCCATCGCCTTAGCCAGGAGCGCGGCCTGACGGTGGTTGCCGTTCTGCACGATATCAATATGGCTGCGAGATATTGCGACAATCTGGTGGCACTGCGCGGCGGCGAAATGATCGCGCAAGGGACGCCGGAAGCGTTAATGCAAAGCGAGACGCTGGAGCATATCTACGGTATTCCGATGGGCATCCTGCCGCACCCGGCGGGGGCTGCGCCGGTGAGTTTTGTTTATTGA
- the fhuD gene encoding Fe(3+)-hydroxamate ABC transporter substrate-binding protein FhuD yields the protein MSRMNDFLLTRRRLLAAMALSPLLLKLPAAQAAVPDAKRIIALEWLPVELMMALGVTPMAVADIPNYQIWVNEPKLPAGVIDVGLRTEPNLELMAQLKPSLILYSAGYGPSPEKITRIAPGLGFNFNDGSGKPLEIARKSLIQLGDTLGMQQAASRHLAEFDAFIANMKPRFVARGNRPVLLMSFLDNRHALVVGKHSLFQQVMDLLGVTNAWQEETNFWGTAVVGIERLASIKDADVLCFDHKNEAVARQVTATPLWKAMPFIRQNRFQQVPAVWLYGTTMSAMHFARVLDDGLRSLA from the coding sequence ATGAGCCGTATGAATGACTTTCTTTTAACCCGTCGCCGCCTTCTGGCGGCGATGGCGCTTTCACCGCTGCTGCTAAAATTACCTGCCGCACAGGCGGCGGTGCCGGATGCAAAACGCATCATCGCCCTGGAATGGCTGCCCGTTGAGCTGATGATGGCGCTCGGCGTCACGCCGATGGCCGTCGCTGATATCCCTAATTACCAAATCTGGGTGAACGAACCTAAGCTGCCGGCAGGCGTGATTGATGTTGGCCTGCGCACCGAACCCAACCTCGAGCTGATGGCGCAGCTAAAACCGTCTCTGATTCTCTATTCTGCAGGCTACGGCCCTTCGCCAGAAAAAATCACCCGTATCGCACCAGGGCTTGGGTTCAATTTTAACGATGGCTCCGGCAAACCGCTGGAGATTGCGCGTAAATCGCTCATTCAGCTGGGTGATACGCTGGGCATGCAGCAGGCCGCCAGTCGGCATCTGGCCGAATTTGATGCGTTTATTGCCAATATGAAGCCTCGCTTTGTCGCGCGCGGCAACCGCCCGGTGCTGCTGATGTCATTTTTGGATAATCGCCATGCGCTGGTGGTGGGCAAACACAGTTTGTTCCAGCAGGTGATGGATTTGCTGGGGGTGACGAATGCCTGGCAAGAAGAGACGAACTTCTGGGGAACCGCCGTTGTTGGGATTGAACGCCTGGCGTCGATCAAAGACGCCGATGTGCTGTGTTTCGACCATAAAAACGAAGCGGTAGCCCGCCAGGTAACGGCCACGCCGCTGTGGAAAGCGATGCCGTTTATCCGCCAGAACCGTTTTCAGCAAGTTCCCGCCGTCTGGCTTTATGGCACGACGATGTCAGCTATGCACTTCGCCCGCGTGCTGGACGATGGCCTGAGGAGCCTGGCCTGA
- the fhuB gene encoding Fe(3+)-hydroxamate ABC transporter permease FhuB, with amino-acid sequence MKRHVIFPASLLLVLFVCALWLTLHNMHGVLPSSQWRSAFVAPDIDNVQQMLFHFSLLPRLAISLLVGAGLGLVGVLFQQVLRNPLAEPTTLGVASGAQLGVTVATLWVLPLATQPFAALIGAAVVGLLVFGVAWGKRMSPVTLILAGLVLSLYCGAVNQLLAIFHHDQLQNMFLWSTGSLNQQDWSSVESLWPRLLGGLLLTLLLLRPLTLMGLDDGVARNLGLALSLVRLATLALAIVISAQLVNAVGIVGFIGLFAPLLAKMLGARRLAARLFLAPLIGALILWLSDQVVVWLSSVWGEVSTGTVTALIGAPILLWLLPRLRTSGAPSMSAGDHVQAERQRVLFWIAAGLGILLLVIAAALALGRDADGWRWLSGALFDDVLPWRWPRVMAALTAGVMLAVAGCLIQRLTGNAMASPEVLGISSGAAFGVVLMLFIVPGNAFVWLLPAGSLGAAVTLLIIMMAAGRGGFSPQRMLLAGMALSTAFTMLLMMLMASGDPRMATLLTWISGSTYNVTGEQAVRTLVVMVGLLAITPLLRRWLVILPLGGATARAVGMALTPSRFALLLLAATLTATATLIVGPLSFVGLMAPHIARMLGFRRAMPQIAMAGIFGGMLMILADWCGRMILFPNQVPAGLLATFIGAPYFVYLLRKQGR; translated from the coding sequence ATGAAACGTCACGTTATTTTCCCCGCCAGCTTGCTGCTGGTGCTGTTTGTCTGCGCGCTATGGCTGACGCTGCATAACATGCATGGCGTTTTACCCTCTTCGCAGTGGCGCAGCGCTTTTGTCGCGCCGGACATCGACAATGTTCAACAGATGCTGTTTCACTTCAGCTTGCTGCCGCGTCTCGCAATATCGCTGTTGGTCGGGGCAGGGTTGGGCCTCGTCGGCGTCCTGTTCCAGCAGGTGCTGCGCAATCCGCTGGCGGAGCCGACAACGCTTGGCGTAGCCAGCGGGGCTCAGCTTGGCGTCACGGTTGCTACGCTTTGGGTGCTGCCGCTGGCTACCCAGCCGTTTGCAGCGCTGATTGGTGCGGCGGTCGTTGGCCTGCTCGTCTTTGGCGTTGCCTGGGGCAAGCGGATGTCGCCGGTCACGCTGATTCTTGCGGGCCTGGTGCTGAGTCTTTATTGCGGCGCGGTCAACCAACTGCTGGCTATCTTCCACCATGACCAGCTTCAGAATATGTTCCTGTGGAGCACCGGATCGCTCAATCAGCAGGACTGGAGCAGCGTTGAAAGTCTGTGGCCACGCCTGCTGGGCGGCCTGCTGCTAACGCTGCTGTTGCTGCGTCCGTTGACGCTGATGGGACTGGATGACGGCGTGGCGCGCAATCTGGGCCTGGCGCTTTCTCTGGTACGGCTGGCGACGCTGGCGCTGGCGATTGTGATCAGCGCTCAGTTGGTTAATGCGGTCGGGATAGTCGGTTTTATCGGGCTGTTTGCGCCGCTGTTGGCCAAAATGCTGGGGGCTCGACGCCTGGCCGCTCGTTTGTTCCTTGCCCCGCTAATTGGGGCGCTGATTCTCTGGCTGTCTGACCAGGTTGTGGTCTGGCTTTCCAGCGTGTGGGGCGAAGTCTCAACCGGGACGGTCACCGCGTTGATTGGCGCGCCTATCCTGCTGTGGCTGCTGCCGCGTCTGCGCACCAGCGGTGCGCCGTCCATGAGCGCCGGAGACCACGTTCAGGCTGAACGCCAGCGCGTACTGTTTTGGATCGCCGCTGGTCTTGGCATTCTGCTGCTGGTGATTGCCGCTGCGTTGGCGCTGGGACGTGATGCTGATGGCTGGCGCTGGCTAAGTGGCGCGCTCTTTGACGATGTGCTGCCGTGGCGCTGGCCGCGCGTTATGGCGGCTTTGACCGCGGGCGTGATGCTGGCGGTTGCGGGCTGCCTGATCCAGCGGTTAACCGGCAATGCGATGGCCAGCCCGGAAGTCTTGGGCATTAGCTCCGGCGCGGCCTTCGGCGTGGTGCTGATGCTGTTTATTGTGCCGGGGAATGCGTTTGTCTGGCTGCTGCCGGCGGGCAGTCTTGGTGCGGCGGTCACGCTGCTGATCATCATGATGGCTGCCGGACGAGGCGGGTTTTCACCTCAGCGTATGCTGTTGGCCGGGATGGCGCTCAGCACCGCCTTTACCATGCTGCTGATGATGCTGATGGCAAGCGGCGATCCGCGTATGGCAACGCTGCTGACCTGGATTTCAGGCTCGACGTATAACGTTACAGGCGAGCAGGCGGTCAGAACGCTGGTTGTCATGGTCGGGCTGTTAGCCATCACGCCGCTGCTGCGCCGCTGGCTGGTGATTTTACCGCTGGGTGGTGCTACTGCTCGGGCGGTGGGAATGGCGTTAACGCCATCGCGCTTTGCGCTGCTGTTGCTGGCGGCAACGCTTACCGCCACGGCGACGTTAATTGTCGGCCCACTGAGCTTTGTCGGGCTGATGGCGCCGCACATTGCGCGTATGCTTGGGTTCCGCAGGGCAATGCCGCAGATAGCGATGGCCGGGATTTTTGGCGGGATGTTAATGATTCTGGCTGACTGGTGCGGCAGGATGATTCTGTTCCCGAATCAGGTGCCTGCGGGGCTGCTGGCGACGTTTATCGGTGCGCCTTATTTCGTTTATTTGCTGAGAAAGCAGGGGCGGTAG
- the hemL gene encoding glutamate-1-semialdehyde 2,1-aminomutase — MSKSENLYAAARQVIPGGVNSPVRAFTGVGGVPLFIERADGAYLYDADGKAYIDYVGSWGPMVLGHNHPAIRNAVIEAVEHGLSFGAPTEMEVKMAELVCELVPTMDMVRMVNSGTEATMSAIRLARGYTGRDKIIKFEGCYHGHADCLLVKAGSGALTLGQPNSPGVPADFAKHTLTCTYNDLASVREAFEQYPQDVACIIVEPVAGNMNCIPPHADFLPGLRALCDEFGALLIIDEVMTGFRVALAGAQSYYDVEPDLTCLGKIIGGGMPVGAFGGRREIMDALAPTGPVYQAGTLSGNPIAMAAGYACLTEVSQPGVHQTLTELTEMLANGLLNAAKAENIPLVVNNVGGMFGLFFTDAETVTSYKDVVACDVERFKRFFHLMLEEGVYLAPSAFEAGFMSVAHSKEDIQRTIDAARRVFAKL; from the coding sequence ATGAGTAAGTCTGAAAACCTGTACGCCGCAGCCCGCCAGGTCATTCCCGGCGGCGTTAACTCTCCAGTACGCGCCTTTACCGGCGTAGGCGGAGTGCCTCTGTTTATCGAGCGTGCGGACGGGGCTTACCTGTATGACGCAGACGGTAAAGCCTATATCGATTACGTTGGCTCATGGGGCCCAATGGTGCTCGGCCACAACCATCCAGCGATCCGCAATGCGGTTATCGAAGCCGTTGAGCACGGCCTGAGCTTTGGCGCGCCAACCGAAATGGAAGTGAAAATGGCGGAGCTGGTTTGTGAACTGGTGCCCACCATGGACATGGTTCGTATGGTGAACTCCGGCACCGAAGCCACCATGAGCGCTATCCGCCTGGCTCGCGGCTACACCGGCCGGGATAAAATCATCAAGTTCGAAGGCTGCTACCACGGCCACGCAGATTGCCTGCTGGTGAAAGCCGGATCCGGCGCTCTGACGCTCGGCCAGCCTAACTCTCCGGGCGTGCCGGCAGACTTTGCTAAGCACACCCTGACCTGCACCTATAACGATTTGGCTTCCGTGCGCGAAGCCTTCGAGCAATATCCTCAGGACGTGGCCTGTATCATCGTTGAACCCGTCGCGGGCAACATGAACTGTATTCCTCCGCATGCGGACTTCCTACCGGGCCTGCGCGCGCTGTGCGACGAATTTGGCGCACTGCTGATCATTGACGAAGTGATGACCGGCTTCCGTGTGGCGCTGGCGGGCGCTCAGTCTTACTACGACGTCGAGCCAGACCTGACCTGCCTCGGCAAAATCATCGGCGGCGGGATGCCGGTCGGTGCCTTCGGTGGCCGTCGTGAAATCATGGACGCACTGGCACCAACCGGCCCGGTTTACCAGGCAGGCACGCTCTCCGGTAACCCTATTGCGATGGCAGCGGGCTACGCCTGCCTGACAGAAGTGTCTCAGCCCGGCGTTCATCAAACCCTGACCGAGCTGACGGAAATGCTGGCTAACGGCCTGTTGAATGCGGCGAAAGCAGAAAACATCCCGCTGGTGGTGAATAACGTCGGCGGCATGTTCGGCCTGTTCTTTACCGATGCCGAAACCGTCACCAGCTATAAAGACGTGGTTGCGTGCGACGTGGAGCGCTTTAAGCGCTTCTTCCACCTGATGCTGGAAGAAGGTGTCTACCTTGCGCCGTCAGCGTTTGAAGCGGGCTTTATGTCCGTGGCGCATAGCAAAGAAGATATTCAGCGGACCATCGATGCGGCACGCCGCGTGTTTGCGAAGCTGTAA
- the clcA gene encoding H(+)/Cl(-) exchange transporter ClcA, giving the protein MNLAHNSLDQAQSVQQRRGAILRRLIGQDKMPLMILLMAAVVGTLAGLVGVAFEKSVNWVLQHRIGMLAQVADSAWLVWPLAFISSALLAMVGYFLVRRFAPEAGGSGIPEIEGALEDLRPVRWWRVIPVKFIGGMGTLGAGMVLGREGPTVQLGGNIGRMVTDIFRMKSAEARHSLLATGAAAGLSAAFNAPLAGILFIIEEMRTQFRYNLISIKAVFIGVIMSSIVFRIFNTETTVIQVGKLADAPVNTLWLYLILGMIFGIVGVVFNRLVIGAQDMFQRIHGGNIKKWVLIGGLIGGLCGVLGLIQQAASGGGFSLIPIAAVGNYTIGMLLFLFVARVITTLLCFSSGAPGGIFAPMLALGTLLGTAFGTACAAWFPTYHLDMGTFAIAGMGALLAASLRAPLTAIVLVLEMTDNYQLILPMIITCLGATLLAQFLGGKPLYSVILARTLAKQEAEKARAGEQASAGQNT; this is encoded by the coding sequence ATGAATTTAGCCCATAACTCTCTCGATCAGGCGCAAAGCGTCCAACAGCGTCGCGGGGCTATTCTGCGTCGCCTGATTGGCCAGGATAAAATGCCGCTAATGATTTTGCTGATGGCCGCGGTGGTTGGCACGCTGGCGGGCCTGGTCGGCGTGGCGTTTGAGAAGTCGGTTAACTGGGTGCTTCAGCACCGCATCGGTATGCTGGCGCAGGTCGCGGACAGCGCCTGGCTGGTGTGGCCGCTGGCGTTTATCAGCTCGGCGCTGCTGGCGATGGTGGGCTATTTTCTGGTACGCCGCTTTGCGCCCGAAGCCGGTGGGTCGGGCATTCCTGAAATCGAAGGGGCGCTGGAAGACTTACGGCCAGTGCGCTGGTGGCGCGTGATCCCGGTGAAATTCATCGGCGGGATGGGTACGCTCGGCGCGGGAATGGTGCTGGGGCGCGAAGGGCCGACCGTGCAGCTTGGTGGTAACATCGGGCGAATGGTGACGGACATCTTCCGCATGAAAAGTGCGGAAGCCCGTCATTCGCTGCTGGCAACCGGCGCTGCTGCCGGGCTGTCTGCGGCATTTAATGCGCCGCTGGCCGGGATCCTGTTTATCATCGAAGAGATGCGCACCCAGTTCCGCTATAACCTGATTTCGATAAAAGCGGTATTTATCGGCGTGATTATGTCGAGCATCGTGTTCCGGATCTTTAATACCGAAACCACGGTGATTCAGGTAGGCAAACTGGCGGACGCGCCGGTCAATACACTCTGGCTGTATCTGATCCTCGGCATGATTTTTGGCATTGTCGGCGTGGTGTTTAACCGGCTGGTGATCGGCGCTCAGGATATGTTCCAGCGCATTCACGGCGGCAACATAAAGAAGTGGGTGCTGATCGGCGGGCTTATTGGCGGGCTTTGCGGCGTACTGGGGCTTATTCAGCAGGCGGCGTCCGGCGGCGGGTTTAGCCTTATCCCGATTGCGGCCGTGGGGAATTACACCATCGGCATGCTGTTGTTCCTGTTTGTGGCTCGCGTGATAACCACCTTGCTCTGTTTCTCCTCCGGCGCACCGGGCGGTATTTTTGCCCCGATGCTGGCGCTGGGCACGCTGCTTGGCACCGCGTTTGGCACGGCTTGTGCCGCCTGGTTCCCGACCTATCATCTTGATATGGGCACTTTTGCGATTGCGGGAATGGGGGCGTTACTCGCCGCCTCACTGCGTGCGCCGCTCACCGCTATCGTGCTGGTGCTTGAGATGACGGATAATTACCAGCTCATTTTGCCAATGATTATCACCTGCCTCGGGGCGACACTGTTGGCACAATTTTTGGGCGGGAAACCGCTATACTCGGTGATTCTGGCAAGAACTCTGGCAAAACAAGAAGCTGAGAAAGCGCGAGCGGGCGAGCAGGCTTCCGCCGGGCAGAATACTTGA
- the erpA gene encoding iron-sulfur cluster insertion protein ErpA — MSDDVVALPLQFTEAAANKVKSLIADEENPNLKLRVYITGGGCSGFQYGFTFDDQINDGDMTIEKQGVALVVDPMSLQYLVGGAVDYSEGLEGSRFVVTNPNAKSTCGCGSSFSI, encoded by the coding sequence ATGAGTGATGACGTAGTAGCGCTGCCGCTGCAGTTTACCGAAGCCGCAGCCAATAAAGTGAAAAGTCTGATTGCAGACGAAGAGAACCCGAATCTGAAACTTCGCGTCTATATCACCGGTGGTGGTTGCAGCGGCTTCCAGTATGGCTTTACCTTTGACGACCAGATCAACGACGGCGACATGACCATCGAGAAACAGGGTGTTGCTCTGGTTGTGGATCCAATGAGCCTGCAATATCTGGTCGGTGGCGCGGTGGATTACAGCGAAGGCCTGGAAGGCTCCCGCTTCGTGGTGACTAACCCGAACGCGAAAAGCACCTGCGGGTGTGGTTCCTCCTTCAGCATCTGA